Genomic DNA from Sphingomonas lacunae:
CCCGCGGCATGGTGGCTGCGAGTCGTGACGGGGTGACCGCGGCCAATGAAGCGTTGCGTGCTACCAGTCTAGAGGTCCGGGTCGGCATCAAGCCCCAGCTCGCCCAACTGGATGCCGAACGAGAGGCCATCGCCGCCGCAGCACGTCTGGCCGAGGCCGAAGGGCAGCTGCATGTGGCCGCAAGGCAGTTGCGCGCGCTGACAGGATTGGAATGAGCCAGGCGCGACAAGCCTATGGACATTCACGGACCGATCATTATATTAGCGTTATCTGATATTGATAGGTGTCTCACATGACTGACCCGATCCTATTGCGAGCCATTGCCCAGATTGCCGAAGCCCGATCAACGGGCCGGGTACCCGTTGTGCGGAGCTTTTTTGACGAAGCGACCTTTACCGCCAGCCATGTCGTCCATGATCCGGTGAGCAAAAAGGCCGCGATCATCGACAGCGTGCTGGATTTTGACCAGGCATCCGGGCGGACGAGCCATGCGTCAGCCGATGCCATCATCGCCCATGTGCGTGAGGCCGGCCTGGATGTCGAATGGCAGATCGAAACCCATGCCCATGCCGATCATCTTTCCGCTGCACCCTATCTGATCGAGGTTTTGGGCGGCAAGCTGGTGATCGGCCGGGACATTACCACCGTTCAAACCGTGTTCGGCGGCATATTCAACGAGGATGCCCGCTTTGCGCGGGATGGTTCCCAATTTGACCAGCTGGTCGCTGATGGTGATCGGTTCACGCTCGGCAACATTGCCATCACCGTTCTGCACACACCCGGCCATACCCCAGCCTGCATGAGCTGGCTGATCGGCGACGCGCTGTTTGTCGGCGACACATTGTTCATGCCTGATTATGGCACCGCGCGCGCCGACTTTCCCGGTGGCGATGCGCGCACATTATTCCGTTCCATCCGCCGGCTGCTGGCCCTGCCCCCGGAAACGCGCCTGTTCCTGTGCCATGATTACAAGGCGCCGGGTCGCGACACATTCGCGTGGGAAAGCAGCATCGGCGCCCAGCGTGAACAGAATATCCATGTCCATGACACGGTCGAAGAGGATGCTTTTGTCGCCATGCGCGAAGCCCGTGATGCGACATTGGGCATGCCTCGGCTGATCCTGCCATCCATCCAGGTCAACATGCGCGGTGGCCATTTTCCCGAACCGGAAGCCAATGGCACGCGCTATCTGAAGCTGCCGCTCGACATCCTTTGAACCCCGAAAGGCAGCAGCATGGATATCAGCCAGATAGAGATGGTGCCGCTGATGCTGGGTGCGCTTAGCGGCATGATGGTAGGCTTCACCCTCGGGCTGGTAGGCGGCGGAGGATCGATCCTGGCCGTACCTCTGCTCGTCTATCTCGTAGGTGTGCCGCAGCCCCACATCGCCATTGGAACTGCGGCATTGGCGGTCGCCGCCAATGCTGCCATCGGGCTGGCCAACCATGCGCGGGCTGGCAATGTCCGCTGGCCCTGTGGTTTGACCTTTGCCGCAGCCGGCATCCTGGGCGCCTTTGGCGGGTCTATGGCGGGCAAGGCGATGAACGGTCATGCGCTGTTGCTGTTGTTCGCCCTGTTGATGCTGGTCATCGCAACGCTGATGCTGCGCAAGCGCGGTAATGCGGGTGATCCGACAGTCCACATCAGCCGCGAGAATGCGCCAAGGCTGGTTGCCTATGGCGCCGGCAGCGGGGCGCTGAGCGGATTTTTCGGTATCGGTGGCGGGTTCCTGATCGTTCCCGGCCTGATCGCCGCAACCGGCATGCCGATGATCAATGCGGTTGGCACATCGCTGGTGGCGGTCACGGCATTCGGCCTGACCACCGCCATCAGCTATGCGGCGTCAGGTCTGGTGGACTGGCCATTGGCGATCATCTTCATCATCGGTGGTGCCGCCGGCAGTGGCATGGGCATCGCAGCGGCACGCCGGCTGTCGGCGACCACTGGACGGCTGAACACCGTCTTTGCCCTGATGGTCATCGGCATAGCGCTGTTCATGCTGTGGACGTCGGCGCGGGCGTTGCTGTGACCGGTCAATCCAGCGACAGCCGCTGATCACCCGCCAATGCCAG
This window encodes:
- a CDS encoding sulfite exporter TauE/SafE family protein yields the protein MDISQIEMVPLMLGALSGMMVGFTLGLVGGGGSILAVPLLVYLVGVPQPHIAIGTAALAVAANAAIGLANHARAGNVRWPCGLTFAAAGILGAFGGSMAGKAMNGHALLLLFALLMLVIATLMLRKRGNAGDPTVHISRENAPRLVAYGAGSGALSGFFGIGGGFLIVPGLIAATGMPMINAVGTSLVAVTAFGLTTAISYAASGLVDWPLAIIFIIGGAAGSGMGIAAARRLSATTGRLNTVFALMVIGIALFMLWTSARALL
- a CDS encoding MBL fold metallo-hydrolase codes for the protein MTDPILLRAIAQIAEARSTGRVPVVRSFFDEATFTASHVVHDPVSKKAAIIDSVLDFDQASGRTSHASADAIIAHVREAGLDVEWQIETHAHADHLSAAPYLIEVLGGKLVIGRDITTVQTVFGGIFNEDARFARDGSQFDQLVADGDRFTLGNIAITVLHTPGHTPACMSWLIGDALFVGDTLFMPDYGTARADFPGGDARTLFRSIRRLLALPPETRLFLCHDYKAPGRDTFAWESSIGAQREQNIHVHDTVEEDAFVAMREARDATLGMPRLILPSIQVNMRGGHFPEPEANGTRYLKLPLDIL